Genomic segment of Synechococcus sp. A18-25c:
CTGGCGAGACGCAGCATCTCCAGATCAGCCGCCTTGCGCTCCATCGATGCGGTGTCGTGCACCAACGCCGCCGCTTGGTTCCATACACCGAGTGCAGCTGTGCTGCTGATGCCAACCAGCACGGACGACACCATCACTTCCACCAAGCTCATGACGCCCCCCTGGCTTGCCCACGGCCCAGCAGCTGGGGTTGCGACACAGCCATCACTGCAGGGCCGGCTGGGTCCAACTGCAGTTGAAACCGGGCAGCGCGACCATCGACCAGGCGCAGATCCAGCTGACCGCGGTCATGGTCCGCACGCCAGGCCACCAACTGCCAGCGCTGATCGTTCACCCGTCCGTGACGCAAACGATCGGGGTCGGCATGCATGCAATCACCGCTGGGCTGATGCCATTGGTCGGAGGATTGCAACAGCAGGCAGGCCTGCCAACCACGGGCGCCTGCGACAAAGGCCTGGGCCGCGGACTGGAGCTGATCGAGCGCCTGCAGCCTGCGCAGGCTGGCCTGATGGCGCCAATGGCCTTGCAGGGAGAGCGTGTGAATCGAGGCACTCCCGAGCAGCAACACCGCAGATGCCGTCATTGCCAGTGGCATCACGAAGCCACTGCGTCGTTGCAACGCCAACCGCTCTCTTAATCGAGGAATCACCAACGACACAACCCGAAAACACGACTGGCGGAAGCATTCCCCGCCAACCGCCCATAAGGTGAAAACACCCACGCGCACGCCATGGCTGATGCTGCCGCGAGCCGGCTGCTGATCGTCGATGACGATCCCGAATTGCTGCAGCTGCTGCGCGACGAGCTCAGCGAGAGCGGTTGGGACTGCCAAGTCGCCAACTGCGGCGGTGATGCGCTGTTGCTGCTCCGTCAGGAGCGCTTCGATCTGGTGGTGCTGGACTGGACCCTGCCCGATTTCGATGGCATCGAGATCTGCCGACGCCTGCGCAGCAGCGGCGACACCATCCCCGTGCTGATGCTCACGGCCCACGACGATGTGGATGAGCGGGTGCAGGCTTTGGACCTGGGGGTCGACGACTACCTCACCAAACCGTTCGAGCTGAAGGAATTGCAGGCCCGCGTGCGTGCCCAGCTGCGGCGCAGCAACTACAGCACCAGCGAACCAGCACTAAAGAGCCTCAGCCTGGGGGACCTGCGCATCGATCTGCTCTCACGGGAGGTGCGCCGAGGTGAGAAGCAGCTGAAGCTGTCGCAGCGGGAATTCGATCTGCTGGCCTATCTCGTGCAACACCACGATCAGGTGCAACCCCGGCAGACCATCCTGGACAACGTGTGGGGAGCACCGTTCGTGGGCGATCCCAACACCTTGGATGTCTACATGGGCTATCTGCGCCGGAAGGTGGAAAGTTCTGGCCAGCCAACGCTGCTGCATACCATTCGCGGCGTCGGCTTCATGGCTCGGGTGGAGCCAACCTGAAGCGCAGCTGCAGATCAGCGCCGCCGCCGGGTGCCTCGGCGATCACCAAAGCACCATCCATGGCCCTCATCCATGCCTCCACCAGAGCCAGGCCAATGCCCGTGCCACGGGTTCCCGCTGCAGTGCTGCCGCGCCTGAACCGCTGCAGCACCAACGCCCGCTCGGTTTCAGGAATACCGGGCCCTTGGTCGAGCACATGCATCACGAGCTGATCGCCGTCGTGTTGCGCCTGCAGCTGAATCGCTCCGGAGGCGTAGGCCTGTGCATTACCCACCAACTCCTGCAGGCATTGCTGCAGACGATCGGCATCCGCCCACAACGCAGGCAATGGTGCCGCCGCAGGTTGGGGCAGTTGGAGACGTCCAGCCGACGATGTCGACAACGTTTCGTAAATCTGGAGCAGCTGCGCTTCTGGATCCAGAGCACAGACATGCAACTGAACACGCCCGGCATCAATCAAGGCCAGATCCCGCAACACCCGCAGCAAGCGAGTCATGCGCAGGGCTTCCGCGCTGACCCGGTCGGCAGAGCGCTGGGCAGACTCCGGCAAGGACTGACGCTGCAGGCGCTGGGCATGGCCCGAAATCACCGTGATCGGGGTGCGCAGCTCATGGGCGACACCATCCACAAATGCACGCTCCCGCTTCCAGGCAGCGGCCAACCGTTGCTGCAGGTTGTTGAACGCAATGGCCATCGAGCGCAATTCCTCAGGCTGAGCTGCAGGATCCAGCAGGTGTTCACCGAGGTTGTCGGCCTCCAGGCGCTGCAGCTGCTGATCCAACTGATCGAGGGGAACCACCAGGCCACGACGCAGCACGGGGCGCAACAACAACGACGTGAACAGAATCGATACGCCCGCTGCCGCCACGAGCAGCAGTTGAGTTCTGCGCTCCTGTTCAAGAGACCCAGATACGTTCTGACGCAGCTCCAGCCAGCGCTGTTCACCACTGGGCAACTGCACCGCCCGCCGGCTCACCAGCCATTGCTCTCCAGAGGAAGCAGGCTGAATGCGGGGCGGCTTGTCTACTCCCTGGGCAAGCAGCGACACCTCCAGACCAATCCCTTTCCACGCCTCGGGGACCGGTTGGCCAGCAGAAACCTGTTCAACGAGGGCCTGAATCAAATCGCGATGCTGCAGACGGCGTTGCAGATCCGAGAGCGCACCGTTGAGGCCCAGCAACAGGGTGTAGCCAGCAATCACCGTGAGCACGGCCGTGGACTGAAGCCACCCTCTTAATGACCGCAGCGGCTGGTGAGTCAACGGCTGAGAAGAACCCTAAGAACCTTCTTAGGAAGCTTTAGCCGTTCATTCCTGTACGGACCATGAGAAAGGGAGATGGTGAATCTGTGAGCACCACAGGTGCCAAAACCATTCATCCAATCCACAGACCAGCCATGACCACTCTCAACAGCCGGCTCAAGCTGGCCATGCTCAACCGCAAAAAAGGACGCAATCTGCTCGAAAAAGGCTTCACCCTCGTGGAGCTGATGATCGTGATTGTGATTGTTGGCATTCTGTCTGGAGTTGCACTACCGAATTTCCTAAATCAAGCGAATAAAGCCAAAGCCACAGAATGCACATCCCAGATTGGATCTGTTCTATCAACCTATGGTGCGGATGCTGTGGGAGACAAAGCTGAAGCGAAGACAAGTGCTGACGCAGTCGTCACCGCATTTGTAGCAAGTTCTGACTATTGCAACATCAGCACACCAACAGTAGCCGCCAATGGAGTGTTCAGCATTTCAGCACTAGGAAAAGGAGATCTCGACGGCGAATATTTCGCCGAAGCCTGCGTTAACCCAGCCACCGGAGAAAGACAAGTCATCACATCAACAGAAGCAGCTCCTACCGCCCCAACCTGCGTGTAATCAAAAGCTTAAATCAACAAAAGCGGCCCTTCGGGGCCGCTTTTTTGTCAAGATGACATCATCAACAGACTCGCCTAAGAAATTTCTAGAGATAGTCACACCTAACACTCAGACAAACGGGTCAAAGACAAGCAAGAATGAATAAAGATCAGTAGTGAAAGAACGTCATGCCAAAGAAAACTACGGGAGGATTTACACTCACAGAACTACTCACTGCGGTCAGCATCCTAGGAATCTTAACATCAATTAGTTTGCCAATATTTAGCAACCAAGTCACTAAAACCAGGCAAGGCGAAGCAGAAGCAATGCTAATCCAGCTCCAAATCAGCACGATGGCCTACATCGATGAATTCATGATCCCGCCGACTCACTGGGGAGACCTGAGCCGGATCTCGACAATCCTGACCGAAAGCGGTCCAATTGAAGCAAGCACAAGAGATGCAAAAGCCGGAGGTGCACTTTCAGAAGAAATCACCATACCCAGCGGCAAATACAAGATCAAAGCGACAACCGGAAGCAACTTTGTGTTTGAAGCCATCTCACAGCAGGAATCCCACAAAGACGAGAACTTGTTCAATGTGATTGGCTGCATCAACACAGAAAATGGTGCAGCAGATATGATCCGAGGAAACGAAACAACTGCAGATCAAAGCTTGTTGACATGCAATGCAAGTACCTAAAACCATGAACCATTTAATCAAAAATGGAAGAGTCCAATCAGCGCCAAAACAAGAGCGGGGCGTCGCCCTGCTGCTCTCATTGATGATGGGCACTTTGCTGATTGCTGGAACAAGCGCATTGGTGCTGCGTCAAATCATGGCCAGAAAACTGGGAGCATCGGAGAGCTACCAACAGCTCGCCGAAAATGCTGCCATGACTGGGTTGAACCGGATCATGGGTGAACTCAACAATCCCAACGGCAACGAATACCTCGGATACCTGTATGCACTCCAACATCACAATGGTGCCGATCCTTCAAATCCAGACGATGATCAATGGGGTTGGATGAACCCGGGCAGCGATGCATTCCCGATTTCAGGAGTCTGCACCGAAACGCTAGATGCTGAAGCACAACCACAGAGAATCACCATTGACCCAGACACTCAACAGACGGCATCACCGGAAGTTTCCATCCAACAACCACAACAAATCACAAGCCTACGAGAACAAGACTTGGGCAACATCCAAACCTATTACCGCTTGCGCTCTTACAAAGTGGAGCTATCGAACAACACGAATGTGAACGGCGCAGCAGGTGAATTACAGATTGAAGGAATTGTCAAGCGTTCTGGATCTGACAATACATCTCAGGATGTTGCCAAGTCTCTCTTGCTCAGAACAATCTATGTTCGTTCAGCAGTGGCTGGCGACCAAGACTGGTCAGTGATTGCTGCGAAACATATGTCACTGGGAAACACTGAAATCAACGGTCCAGGACTGGTCACACTCAATCTTGACGAGAACAACCTGAGTACTTTTCAAAACAATGGAGGCTGCGACAGAAGGCTAGAGACTATCAATGCCGCATCCGGCGCTCTCACCATCGATCAAGTATGGCCGAAAAAGAACAACGAGCTGCCCAGCGGAAATACACTCTTTCGAATCAACAGAGAAGAGTTTTCAAATCTACAATCAGTCGATACAATTCCAACTGAGACCAACAATATCAGAATCTGGGCATTCGATGATTCACCAGACATCAGCCAGAATTTCAGCATTGTAAATGAAGACGACGAGGATAATCCAATGATGGGCTCCATCAACGCATCAGCTCTCCCATGCGGAGATGTGGTTTGTACACGGCCGCATGTGATGCCACAAGAATTCAAGAATTATCAATACAGGCCAGAACAACAACTCAACCAATACATCAACAATCAAAATCAAAGCGGCCTACAACCAAGCCAAACCAACTTTGACACCTCTGTACAATCAGTTGGCTCACCATACTCCAAACCGACTGGGATCAACACTTCAGGCGACACTCTTCTCCTCACAGAGAATGACTTGTGCACCAATAGTAGCCAGGAGAAGGAATGCCACGTTTATATCGAACGACTCAATCTCAGCACCAAGAGAGTGCGCTTTGAGGCCAAAAGTAGACCAATCATCCTGCATCTAGAGCCACCTGAAGCCTGCGACCAGGATCAAAGTCGATGCTGGTCGAGCCTGGCCACCTATCAAATCAAAGTCACTGGAACCAGCGAGCTCTGCGCCTACACAGCAAGTTCTTCACAGTGCGCAGAAGAGCAACCCGATCAATTCGTCATCACAGCAGACACTTCTCGGCAAACAAGCACAACCTGTCCAAGCACGCTTGCCCCAAATTCTGCCTATCCCTATTCCAATTACAACACTGTCGTGGCGTTTGAGGGAAAGAGTTTGCCTGCAGCATTAATCAAACTCTCACAAGGAGCAATTTACGCAATTGATAGCAGAAGCGAGAATGAATCAAGCTTCAATGGCTTGTTGTGGGCCAATACAGTCTGTGCTAACAATCTCAACCTCACAACTGATAATAATGGAACGTCATTCGTCAACCAAGCGAATGAAACATGGGGATGGCTGCAAAACAAAGGATTTTCGGGTTACGGCCGAGAAGTTTATCGAGGAATTCGCGGGAGCAAGTTGGACACCTTCATTCGCTGGTGATCACGATTCATTCATTTAGACCATTAACAGGGATTACTCAGACAATACCAATTCACATGATCGATAAATCGCATACAGTTAAATGAAGCACCTCAATCATTCCAATGATCTCTCAGCGATAGGTGAATATGGCCTTAAGCCGCTCATACGCTCACAAACGCCACAAGTCCCACGGCTTCACGTTGGTGGAAGTCTTGGTAGCTGGTGTGATCATGGCAGCAGCTATGGCAGCCTTTGCGCGGTTCAACATGGTCGCACTCGCCAACAGTCGGTCGCAAGAAATACGCGCCAATCTCGAAATGGTAATCAACAATGACGCACAAGAGCTGCAGCGATATGACACACAACTCTCCTATGCATCACTCAGCGATCCCGATGCGGCCTGCGCCAACCCGTTGGAATATCTCGCTCAGCATCTCACAGAACAAGCACCCGCGCCTGTCAGTCCAGTTCCAGGATTCAACATCACAAGAGAATTTATCCATGACATACAAATCAGTGCCTACACCCTTTATACAAAATATACTTTTAAAAACGACACAAACATCTCTTCCTTAGCCCTAGGACCCGAGCACAGAGTCTTCGAAATCAGTCCAAACTTTGCAGCACAGTGCATTACACTTCAGAGCACCAACGTCCCATGAAATACACCAGAAAGATTATTAAACAGTCCAATGGCTTTACATTGACGGAAATGATTGTGGCAATGCTCATTGTTGGGCTCACCACAACCTGGGCGATGCCACAATTCACCAAGAGACTTCAACAATCAGAAATTGATCATTATCAGAACCAAGTAGAGGCAGGTTTTTATAGCCTGCGCGCAAAAATTGGCCGAACAAAATCATCCTGTGAAATCAATATGCCTGCAGAAACGTTCAACAACTATCTCCCACCCGACAAAACACTTGAATTCACAACATCAAGTGGTGCCATCACCAACAGTGATCGCTTGAACTGCTGCAATACTGAGATCTTGTCACTATCAAACACAACCAATCCCTGCCTCGACGGACCACTCATTCCAAAATCCGTGGGGGGGCCCTTTCGATTCTTAGTTACAGAACGAAATGGCAGTGAAAACATCCGAATACGATTGGATATCTACGACGAAAAAGCAAAAACATTTGGACCTGTTCGATATCACGAATTAACCCCACCCGGAACCACCGCTAGCGGAAGTATTTTATTGGTCCGACTTCAACATTCCAAAGACCTCGAACGCGAAAGACCGCAATTAATTGAGCGGTGCCTGATGATTTTACCAACTGGAACCATCAAGCGAGGGAACTGGTCGCCAACAAGCTCTCAATGCATCCTTTACGGACAATAACCCTTTCGTAAAAGCACAATCACGAAATTCTCAGACAAAGCTTTTAAAACCCTCACAACAACAGAGACCAGCCTGGAGACACTGATAAAAGGAAAAGATCCCGATCCCTACAAATCGGAGCACTGCCATCAGCAAGGCCATGAAATCATTTCGCTCGTTCATACCAACCCAGCGACGCAGACCATGGAGGCGTCAACCAAAGCGGCAGTCACAAGGCTTTGGTCTAAATGAATTAATGATCTCACTTGCGGCGGGAACGCTGATCGTGAGTGCTTCAGGTGTTGCGCTACGCAGCACCGGCTCAATGCTGGATCAGTCGACAAATCTGACAACGCTTAGGCAGAACAAAGTCAATGGGTTACGCCTGATGCGAGCAGAAATCGAACGAAGCGACCATCTCTTACTTCCAGAGGGAACAAAAGCAGGAACAGTGCTTGACCTGAATCATGCGGACTATCAAAGCACCATTCAAGAATGTAAGGCCCAAGCAGGGGAAGTGATTACTGTAAATGGCAGTACAGAAGGAGATATCAAGTTCACGCCATTCTTTGGTGTGATGATGAATAACTCGAAGCCGATCCTCTACGGAATCAGCCTCGATAGCAGTGGACGTTCCTACAACCTACAACGCTGCGGTGTGCCCATTGGCATTGACGGAAGCTACTCCGATGCAAGCGAAACATTCCTTGCGAGTGTCGTCACACACATCAAACCAACATCATGTGATGAAGACAGCTCCAGCGATTGTGAAGCAAAGACGCTACAAGACACACTAAACAATATGCAAGTAGCATTTACAGGCACACTTCATTCAGGCAACAGAAGCAACAAGGAACCTCATTTCCACATTCAATCTGACGAGCACTATAAATTGATCAAGATTGTCGACAGCTCGGTGCGAACGCCTCGGTATAACGATGAGAATGCCAGCGAATCTCCACTCTACTTCACTGCATTTGCCCGTGCAGACAAGCAATGGTTCCAAACAGCTGATGGTGAATCTAATTCTGGAAATTATGGTCTTTGGAGCATCAACCCCAATCAAGATGATGGGACTGATGGATCAGATACTGCCATCCAAGCAGGCTCGTTCTTTCCACCCATCACCAGCAAGAATGTTCGGTTCGTGGTGGATGGATCAGGGTCCATGTCAGCCTGCGTGATGTGGGCTGAGGGATACGATCGACGCCGCACCTTCTACGACCCAGGCCAAGGCTATTTCACAACCAGCAGAATCTGCGCACTCACAAGAATGGAAGCACTGATCGCAGAATTGACAGCCATTCTGGAGCTTCTCCCCGATGACACCAAAGTGGGTGTTCGCGCATTCAGTTCCAGTGGCTATGCCAATCACAAACGCTGGACTGCATTTGGCAATGGGTTGACGAGTCTCAATCAGGTCAAGGATGGACAAACAGCACGTCAATCCGTGATCACCTTTGTGAACACACTCGATGATGACTCGCCAACCCGATGGGGTGGCACCGACCCTTGGGACGCCATGCAAGCAGCCTTTGATGATGAAGAGACTGATACGTTGTATTTCCTCTCAGACGGGAAACCCAACAAAGATCGTCGAGGTGGCAGTTGGCGCAGAAGCGATTACGAAAGAACAGCTGATTATTACGCTGATCTCAACCAAAATCGCACTCATAATGGTGAGAGCAGACCTCTTGAAGTCAACACCACATCGCTCGGATTGAGATCAGAGTGGATGGAAATGCTTTCAGCAAAAACAAGTGGTCTCTACAACGAGGTCAACGAGGACAACCTTTGAGCGCGACTGTTCATCACTGTCAAGGACTCTGATTCAACTTCAGCACCGCCATGAAGGCCTCCTGCGGCACATCCACCTTGCCCATGGCCTTCATGCGCTTCTTGCCCTTGGCCTGTTTCTTCAGCAGTTTCTTCTTCCGGGAGATGTCACCGCCGTAGCACTTCGCCAACACGTCTTTGCGCATGGCACTGATGCTGGTGGAAGCAATGATGCGGCTGCCGATGGAAGCCTGCAAGGGAATCTTGAACTGCTGGCGGGGAATCAGCTCCTTGAGCTTTTCCACCAGACCCTTACCCACGTTGTAGGCCTTGTCGCGGTGCACGATCGTGGTGAGAGGATCCGCCCGCTCGCCGTTGATCAACACATCCAAGCGCACCAGTTCGTTCTTGCGGTAGCCAATCAGGTGGTATTCCATCGAGGCATAGCCCTGGGTGCGCGTCTTCATCTGATCGAAGAAGTCGGTCACCACTTCCGCCAGCGGTAGTTCGTAAATCAGCGTCACCCGATCGGTGGTGATGTATTTCATGTCGACGTACTCACCGCGCCGCTCCTGGCAGAGCCCCATCAGCGCGCCGTTGTAGTCGTTCGGCGCATAGATCTCCATGCGCACATAGGGCTCTTCGATCGATTCACGCTGCTGCGGATCCGGAAGCGTGGCCGGGTTGTCGATCATCACCTCCGAACCGTCAACCAGGTTCACCTTGTAGATCACCGACGGTGCCGTGACGATCAGATCCAGGTCGTATTCGCGCTCGAGACGCTCCTGCACAATCTCCATGTGCAGGAGGCCCAGGAAGCCGCAGCGGAAACCGAAGCCCATGGCACTGCTGGTTTCAGGCTCGAACTGCAAGGCCGCATCTGAGAGCTGCAGCTTGTCGAGCGCTTCGCGCAGATCCGGGTACTGATCGGCCTCTGTGGGGAACAGGCCGCAGAACACCATCGGCTTGGCCTCGGTGTAACCGGGCAGCGGCGCATCGGCCGGGGCATTCACCAACGTGATCGTGTCGCCCACACGCGCATCCGCCACCGCCTTGATCGACGCCGCCAGGTAACCCACCTCACCGGCGTGCAGCTCATCCACCTTCCGCTGATCGGGCGCCATGATCCCGATCTCATCGAGTTCATAGGTTTTCTTGCTCGCCATCAACAGCACCTTGTCTTTGCAGTTGATGCTTCCGCTCATCACGCGGTAATACACAATTACGCCCCGATAGGGGTCGTAATAGGAATCGAAGATCAGCGCCTTGGTGGGCTCCTCCACCGTGTCGGCCGGTGGGGGCACCTTGTCGACCACGGCCTGCAAAATCTCAGGCACACCAAGGCCGGTCTTGGCCGAACAGGGAATGGCGTTGCTGCAATCCAGACCGATGATCGCCTCGATCTCCTCTTTGATGCGGTCAGGTTCCGCCCCGGGTAGATCGATCTTGTTGAGCACCGGAATGATCTCCAGATCGTTCTCCAGGGCCAGGTACACATTGGCCAAGGTCTGCGCCTCCACGCCCTGGCTGGCATCCACCACCAGCAAAGCGCCCTCGCAGGCCTGGAGGCTACGGCTCACCTCATAGGAGAAGTCGACGTGCCCGGGGGTGTCGATCAAGTTGAGGGTGTAAGTCTCCCCATCAGCGGCGGTGTAGTTCATCCGCGCCGCCTGGAGCTTGATCGTGATGCCGCGCTCCCGCTCCAGATCCATGTTGTCCAGGAACTGGTCCTGCATGTCGCGATTGGCCACCGTGCCGGTGTCTTGCAGGAGCCGGTCCGCCAGCGTCGACTTGCCGTGGTCGATGTGGGCGATGATGCAGAAATTGCGGATCCTTGAGACGGGAGCGTCGGTCATGCGATTGGCGGGATCCCGGCTCGGGCTAATCAATTCGTTGAGACGATCCTAGGGAGCAACCCGCAGGTCCCACGGGCGAAGCCTGCAGCCGCTCATCAAGGCCTGAACAGACCACCACCAGCCTCTTCAATGATGTGAGGAAGACCCGTTCGTGATGCCCTCCCCCTGGCTGCTGCTGTTGCTAGCGATCAGTGCCGAAGTGGTGGGCACCTCCTGCCTGAAGCTCTCGGAGGGGTTCAGCCGACCAGGGCCAACCATTGTTGTGCTGGCGGCCTATGGCGTCTCGATGACCTTGATGTCGCGGGTGGTGCAGGTGCTGCCGATCGGCCTCACCTACGCCCTCTGGAGTGGGATCGGCATCGTGGCCATCGTGTTGATCGGGATGCTGGCCTACAACCAGATGCCCAGCCCAGCGCAATTGATCGGCATGGGGCTGATCACCGCCGGGGTGATGATCGTCAATCTGTCGGGTTCGATGAAGAACGGCTGAACCAGACCCCCCTTCCATGGGAGCCTCAGCAACAGTTTTGAGGTGACATCCCCATGCAGCGTTGGCGTCGTTGGCTGCTGATCGCGGTCGTGGTGGCTGGCCTCGCCGTGTTGTTCCACCTCATCCATGTGCATGGGTTGGAACCCATCCGCGCCCAGGTAGAGCAACTGGGGGTGTGGGCTCCGTTGGGGATCGTGGTGCTGCGTGGCATCAGCATCCTGTTGCCCGCCCTGCCGAGCACGGCCTACTCGCTGCTGGCCGGAGCGTTGCTGGGCTTCCAGTCGGGCTTCATCACGATCGTGCTTTGCGACCTGATCTTCTGCCAGGCGGCATTCCTGCTCGCACAGGTGTACGGCCGGGGACCGGTGCGGCGCCTCGTGGGCGAGAAAGCGATGACGACCATCGAAAACTTCGGACGCAACCAGCTGGAGGGCAATCCCTTCCTGCTAACGGGGATGCTGATGACCGGGTTCTTTGATTTCGTGAGCTACGCCGCTGGCCTCAGCGGAACCCGCTGGCGTGGCTTTGCCCTCCCACTGCTGTTCAGCGTGCTGTTGAGCACGGCCCCGATCGTTGCCCTGGGCGCCGGCATCTTCCAGGACGGCCAGAAACTGCTGATCGGAGGCGTGCTGGGAGTGTTTGCCCTGGCCTTGGTGGCGGGCCTGGTCAAGCGTCGCACCCGCAACAATGCGAAATCAGGTGTTTAGCCCCAGCAGGGCATCGCTGCGCTGACGCGTGTTGACCAGCAATTGAGCGTCAGCGTTGAGGTCTTGTCCATAACTGGGGATCAGGGCGTTGAGGCGCTGCTGCCAGCCATCGCTGGCCAATTGAGAGGCAAAACAGCGTTCCAGCACCTCCAGCATGATTCGCACCGAAGTGCTGGCCCCCGGTGATGCCCCCAACAGGGCCGCCAACGATCCATCGGCAGCCGTCACCACTTCAGTGCCCATCTGCAGCTTTCCGCCGTCTTGCGTGCGCTTGATGATCTGCACCCGCTGGCCGGCCACGGACAGGCTCCAATCCGCATCGCGGGCTTCCGGCAGGAAGGCACGCAAGGCCTCCATCCGGTCTGTCTCGCTCTGGCGCAGTTGGTTGATCAAATACTTCACCAGCGACAGGTTGTTGACCCCCACCTGCAGCATCGGCAGCAGGTTGGTGGCACGCACCGAGAGCGGCAGATCGAGCAGCGAACCGGTCTTCAGGAATTTGCTGCTGAATCCTGCGTACGGCCCAAACAGCAGCGAGCGCTGACCATCGATCCAGCGGGTGTCGAGATGGGGCACCGACATCGGCGGCGCACCCACCTTCGCTTTGCCATAAACCTTGGCGTGATGTCGTTCCACCAATGCCGATTTGCCACACACCAACCACTGACCACTCACCGGGAAACCGGCGTAGTCAGCCGCCTCCGGGATGCCGCTGCTCTGCAGCAACGGCAAGGCTCCACCGCCTGCACCGAGAAACACAAAGGGGGCTTGAACGGAGCGGCGACCGGAGGGACCTTTGAGCTCCACCTGCCAATCGCCGGAGGTCATCGCTGGGGTGCGCAGCCGATTCAGCCCCTGCACGCTGGTGCCGAAGCACACCTCCAGCGCACCAGCAGTCTGCAGGGGCTGCAACAACGCCTGGGTGAGCGAGCCGAAATCCAGATCAACTCCCCGTTCAATCCGCGTTGCCGCCAAAGGCTGATCGCGCCGGCGACCCTCCATCACCAGAGGCATCCAATCGGCGATTTCAGAGGCATCCACACTCCACTGCATGGCAGAGAAGGCAGGGAGCTGACTGAGCTGTTGATGCCGCTGCTGCAGGAAAGCCACATCGTCGTGCCCCCACACCAGGCTCAGATGCGGCACCTGGTGAAGAAAGCTGGCTGGGTCCAGCAGCCCCTTTGCGGCAAGCGATGCCCAAAACTCCAAGCTGCGCTCAAAAGCAGCATTGATGGAGAGCGCTTTAGCCGTGGCCACTGATCCGTCGGGCTGTTGCGGCGTGTAATTGAGTTCACAGTTGGCCGCGTGACCGGTGCCGGCGTTGTTCACCGCTGCACTGCTTTCCAAGGCAGGGCCCTCCAGGCGCTCCACCAGCAGCAAGCGCAGCCCTGGGTCGAGTGCATGCAGTAGCGACGCCAGGGTGGAACTCATGATTCCCGCGCCCACGAGCACAGCGTCGTAACGGTCCATGGCAGCGGC
This window contains:
- the lepA gene encoding translation elongation factor 4 → MTDAPVSRIRNFCIIAHIDHGKSTLADRLLQDTGTVANRDMQDQFLDNMDLERERGITIKLQAARMNYTAADGETYTLNLIDTPGHVDFSYEVSRSLQACEGALLVVDASQGVEAQTLANVYLALENDLEIIPVLNKIDLPGAEPDRIKEEIEAIIGLDCSNAIPCSAKTGLGVPEILQAVVDKVPPPADTVEEPTKALIFDSYYDPYRGVIVYYRVMSGSINCKDKVLLMASKKTYELDEIGIMAPDQRKVDELHAGEVGYLAASIKAVADARVGDTITLVNAPADAPLPGYTEAKPMVFCGLFPTEADQYPDLREALDKLQLSDAALQFEPETSSAMGFGFRCGFLGLLHMEIVQERLEREYDLDLIVTAPSVIYKVNLVDGSEVMIDNPATLPDPQQRESIEEPYVRMEIYAPNDYNGALMGLCQERRGEYVDMKYITTDRVTLIYELPLAEVVTDFFDQMKTRTQGYASMEYHLIGYRKNELVRLDVLINGERADPLTTIVHRDKAYNVGKGLVEKLKELIPRQQFKIPLQASIGSRIIASTSISAMRKDVLAKCYGGDISRKKKLLKKQAKGKKRMKAMGKVDVPQEAFMAVLKLNQSP
- a CDS encoding multidrug efflux SMR transporter, which gives rise to MPSPWLLLLLAISAEVVGTSCLKLSEGFSRPGPTIVVLAAYGVSMTLMSRVVQVLPIGLTYALWSGIGIVAIVLIGMLAYNQMPSPAQLIGMGLITAGVMIVNLSGSMKNG
- a CDS encoding TVP38/TMEM64 family protein, which codes for MQRWRRWLLIAVVVAGLAVLFHLIHVHGLEPIRAQVEQLGVWAPLGIVVLRGISILLPALPSTAYSLLAGALLGFQSGFITIVLCDLIFCQAAFLLAQVYGRGPVRRLVGEKAMTTIENFGRNQLEGNPFLLTGMLMTGFFDFVSYAAGLSGTRWRGFALPLLFSVLLSTAPIVALGAGIFQDGQKLLIGGVLGVFALALVAGLVKRRTRNNAKSGV
- a CDS encoding malate:quinone oxidoreductase, translating into MDRYDAVLVGAGIMSSTLASLLHALDPGLRLLLVERLEGPALESSAAVNNAGTGHAANCELNYTPQQPDGSVATAKALSINAAFERSLEFWASLAAKGLLDPASFLHQVPHLSLVWGHDDVAFLQQRHQQLSQLPAFSAMQWSVDASEIADWMPLVMEGRRRDQPLAATRIERGVDLDFGSLTQALLQPLQTAGALEVCFGTSVQGLNRLRTPAMTSGDWQVELKGPSGRRSVQAPFVFLGAGGGALPLLQSSGIPEAADYAGFPVSGQWLVCGKSALVERHHAKVYGKAKVGAPPMSVPHLDTRWIDGQRSLLFGPYAGFSSKFLKTGSLLDLPLSVRATNLLPMLQVGVNNLSLVKYLINQLRQSETDRMEALRAFLPEARDADWSLSVAGQRVQIIKRTQDGGKLQMGTEVVTAADGSLAALLGASPGASTSVRIMLEVLERCFASQLASDGWQQRLNALIPSYGQDLNADAQLLVNTRQRSDALLGLNT